A genome region from Vicinamibacteria bacterium includes the following:
- a CDS encoding ABC transporter ATP-binding protein: MPAEAVLVVSDLRKVYGGREAVRGVSFTVHRGEIFGVLGPNGAGKTTTLGMTGGVVPKSGGTVALVGGALGLVPQRIALYPPLTAEENLRFFGGVYGVTGHRLERRVDELLELAGLSARRHDRVAVFSEGMKRRLNLVCGLVHQPQVVLLDEPTVGIDPQSRERIYETMQGLAADGLALVLSTHYMDEAERLCSRLAILDEGACVAEGTVEQLVEELGGGRTIELELAREPKENLAASLSEWNAVPNGVSSYRIRTADAEKVLALLIPLVAQEANVVLQLRLSRPNLGDVFMELTGKELRD, encoded by the coding sequence TTGCCTGCGGAAGCCGTCCTCGTGGTTTCCGATCTCAGGAAAGTGTACGGGGGCCGCGAGGCGGTGCGCGGAGTCTCGTTCACCGTTCATCGAGGCGAGATCTTCGGCGTTCTCGGTCCGAACGGGGCGGGGAAGACTACGACGCTCGGCATGACCGGCGGGGTGGTTCCAAAGTCCGGGGGAACCGTCGCTCTCGTAGGCGGCGCTCTCGGGCTCGTCCCGCAGAGGATCGCGCTCTATCCTCCGCTGACCGCCGAAGAGAACTTGCGCTTCTTCGGAGGAGTCTACGGGGTCACGGGCCATCGGCTCGAGCGGCGGGTGGACGAGCTGCTCGAGCTCGCCGGGCTCAGCGCCCGACGCCACGATCGGGTTGCGGTGTTCTCCGAGGGGATGAAACGCCGGCTCAATCTCGTCTGCGGCCTGGTGCACCAGCCTCAGGTGGTTCTTCTCGACGAGCCGACGGTTGGTATCGATCCTCAATCCCGCGAGCGCATCTACGAGACGATGCAAGGACTCGCTGCCGACGGGCTCGCGCTCGTGCTCAGCACGCATTATATGGACGAGGCGGAGCGTCTTTGCAGCCGCCTTGCCATCCTCGACGAGGGCGCCTGCGTGGCCGAGGGTACCGTGGAGCAGCTGGTCGAGGAGCTCGGCGGCGGGCGTACGATCGAGCTGGAGCTCGCCCGAGAGCCGAAAGAGAATCTCGCGGCCTCGTTGTCCGAATGGAATGCCGTACCGAACGGCGTGAGCTCGTACCGCATCCGAACCGCGGACGCGGAGAAAGTGCTTGCACTTCTGATCCCGCTCGTTGCCCAGGAAGCGAATGTCGTTCTTCAGCTTCGATTGTCCCGC
- the tkt gene encoding transketolase yields MTTAVRIDQLCINTIRTLAIDAVQKADSGHPGLPLGAAPMGYVLWQNHMRHDPGSPTWPDRDRFVLSAGHGSMLLYALLYLTGYDLTLEDLRDFRQWGSRTPGHPESFVTPGVEATTGPLGQGFGNAVGMAMAERALAHRFNRPGHVVVDHHTYGLVSDGDLMEGVAAEAASIAGQLKLGKIVFLYDANDVTLDGPASWSFSTEDVKKRFEAYGWQVLGVDDGDHDIDAIDSAIGEARQDTSRPSLIIVHTTIGYGSPAKQGKSAAHGAPLGVDEVAATKKALGWDPGKEFYVPDDVMAHFRLARENGARWSGEWNDRFESYRRAFPDLASEWERRFRRELPSGWDQAIPTFEPGKKLATREASGKVLNAIAKRVPELIGGDADLSSSTKTALDDEGSFDGQTGAGRNIHFGVREHAMGAIVNGFAYHGGLRPYASTFFVFSDYMRPAVRLAALSGLPAIYVWTHDSVGVGEDGPTHQPVEHLASLRAMPNLQVIRPADGSETSEAWRYAMERTEGPTALVLTRQKVTEADHRRLGAASGLRRGAYVLSSPEGGPVQAIVIATGSEVEVALAAEAELAREGVRVRIVSMPCWELFEAESADYREEVLPSSVTARVSVEAGARFGWSRFVGPDGIAIGIDRFGASAPGETNLQKLGITAEAVVRAVKSLL; encoded by the coding sequence ATGACCACGGCCGTTCGAATCGATCAACTCTGCATCAACACCATCCGCACGCTGGCCATCGATGCCGTGCAGAAGGCCGACTCGGGCCATCCCGGGCTGCCCCTGGGAGCCGCGCCGATGGGCTACGTTCTGTGGCAGAATCACATGCGGCACGACCCGGGAAGCCCCACGTGGCCCGACCGCGACCGTTTCGTGCTCTCCGCGGGGCATGGCTCCATGCTTCTCTACGCGCTTCTCTATCTCACGGGCTATGACCTGACGCTCGAGGATCTGAGAGACTTCCGGCAGTGGGGGAGTCGCACTCCCGGGCATCCCGAGTCGTTCGTGACGCCCGGAGTGGAGGCCACCACCGGACCGCTGGGCCAGGGATTCGGTAACGCGGTGGGAATGGCGATGGCCGAGCGCGCTCTCGCTCATCGTTTCAATCGTCCGGGTCACGTCGTCGTCGACCACCATACCTACGGTCTCGTTTCCGACGGTGACCTCATGGAAGGAGTGGCCGCCGAGGCGGCGTCCATCGCGGGACAGCTGAAGCTCGGCAAGATCGTCTTCCTCTACGACGCGAACGATGTCACGCTCGACGGACCGGCCTCGTGGAGCTTCTCGACCGAGGACGTGAAGAAGCGTTTCGAAGCCTACGGCTGGCAAGTGCTCGGGGTCGACGACGGAGATCACGACATCGACGCCATCGATTCCGCCATCGGGGAAGCTCGACAGGACACTTCGCGGCCTTCGCTCATCATCGTGCACACGACCATCGGTTACGGCTCGCCCGCCAAACAGGGAAAATCGGCGGCTCACGGAGCGCCGCTCGGCGTCGACGAGGTCGCGGCAACCAAGAAAGCGCTCGGCTGGGATCCGGGCAAGGAGTTCTACGTCCCCGACGACGTCATGGCGCACTTTCGTCTGGCTCGCGAGAACGGGGCTCGCTGGTCCGGTGAGTGGAACGATCGATTCGAGTCCTACCGGAGAGCGTTTCCGGATCTTGCCAGTGAATGGGAGAGGCGTTTTCGGCGCGAGCTGCCTTCCGGTTGGGACCAGGCAATTCCCACTTTCGAGCCGGGCAAGAAACTGGCCACCCGGGAGGCCTCGGGCAAGGTGCTGAATGCCATCGCCAAACGTGTCCCCGAGCTCATCGGGGGCGATGCCGATCTCTCGTCGTCCACCAAGACGGCGCTCGACGACGAGGGTTCCTTCGACGGGCAGACCGGCGCCGGGAGAAACATCCATTTTGGCGTTCGCGAGCACGCGATGGGCGCGATCGTGAACGGGTTCGCCTACCACGGTGGCCTTCGCCCTTACGCCTCGACGTTCTTCGTCTTCTCGGACTACATGCGCCCCGCGGTGCGACTGGCCGCGCTCAGCGGTCTACCTGCCATCTACGTGTGGACACACGATTCGGTGGGCGTCGGAGAGGACGGACCGACGCATCAGCCCGTCGAGCATCTGGCTTCGCTGAGAGCCATGCCGAACCTTCAGGTGATTCGCCCCGCGGACGGGAGCGAGACGAGTGAAGCGTGGCGATACGCCATGGAGAGAACCGAGGGTCCGACGGCTCTCGTGCTGACCCGGCAGAAAGTCACGGAAGCGGATCACCGCCGCCTGGGCGCGGCTTCGGGACTTCGACGAGGCGCCTACGTCCTTTCGAGTCCCGAGGGCGGCCCAGTCCAAGCCATCGTGATCGCCACGGGATCCGAGGTGGAAGTGGCGCTCGCGGCCGAGGCAGAACTTGCCCGAGAGGGCGTTCGCGTACGGATCGTCTCGATGCCGTGCTGGGAGCTCTTCGAAGCCGAGTCGGCGGATTATCGAGAGGAAGTCCTGCCGAGCTCAGTGACGGCGCGCGTCTCGGTGGAAGCGGGAGCTCGCTTCGGCTGGAGCCGCTTCGTCGGGCCGGACGGGATCGCAATCGGTATCGACCGATTCGGCGCCTCCGCTCCGGGGGAGACGAATCTTCAAAAGTTGGGTATCACGGCAGAGGCTGTCGTCCGCGCCGTAAAGAGCTTGCTCTAG